A DNA window from Takifugu flavidus isolate HTHZ2018 chromosome 15, ASM371156v2, whole genome shotgun sequence contains the following coding sequences:
- the tmem70 gene encoding transmembrane protein 70, mitochondrial isoform X3, whose protein sequence is MTLSQNTGPPGVKLFSYSTSGFSLLIMPKILLETGLGVQSFAMQAIFCGVVGFFTLITPAILHYFTKGYVIRLYHDADRDTYTAVTYSVFLTEKRNRFHQRQVTIPAVSKMFTSFYADKMGLLVNPDLFLIPHDYNHLMGYDKPFTFEIDDKNTAEKS, encoded by the exons atgactttaaGCCAGAATACTGGACCACCAG GGGTAAAGCTTTTCTCTTACAGCACCAGTGGGTTCAGTCTCCTTATTATGCCAAAAATTCTGCTTGAGACTGGACTTGGTGTCCAGAGCTTTGCCATGCAGGCTATATTTTGTGGAGTCGTGGGTTTCTTCACTCTCATCACCCCTGCAATCCTCCACTATTTCACAAAAGGCTATGTGATCCGCCTGTACCATGACGCAGACAGAGACACCTACACTGCAGTTACATACAGCGTCTTCCTCACCGAAAAAAGAAACAGGTTTCACCAGAGGCAGGTTACGATTCCAGCTGTTAGCAAGATGTTCACCAGCTTCTATGCTGACAAGATGGGGCTACTGGTGAACCCAGACCTCTTTCTCATCCCACATGACTACAACCACTTGATGGGCTATGATAAACCCTTTACATTTGAAATTGATGACAAAAACACTGCAGAAAAAAGCTGA